One genomic region from Methanothermobacter tenebrarum encodes:
- a CDS encoding MBL fold metallo-hydrolase → MTSLRFYGGVDEIGGNKILVKDKNSIFLDFGMSFSQANKFLSAFLQPRKCNGILDFVELGLLPWIKGIYREDYLRHCGLPCEDRPAIDGVILSHSHMDHSAYINHLRDDIPTYTTLESYIILEALDETSRTSFTDLVSLKRTFHFIPKARGDGFKRLQGREAQIERDMRIIRPYRLFEIGEVAAMFAPVDHSLPGASAQIIETSEETIVYTGDLRFHGRRGKDTKKFVKKAKKVSPTTMICEGTRIDQNENITEADIEKRATKIISDSKDLVVVDYPIRDLDRLLTFYNVAKNTDRTLTVNLKQAYILNQLQTGDYPSLDDVAIYVPRKNWGLIGDSYACFDGKWLPASEIEKLDPYYIERDYERWERKFLKLENTITYKDLREEPNQYIFRCDFFELKELIDIKPEKGIYIRSMTEPFDEEMLIDYKKVKNWLKHFNLTLIKGMHASGHASGPEIIEMIREIEPEKLHPIHTEKKENFKVLKDDKIKIINPTKETLFK, encoded by the coding sequence ATGACATCCCTCAGGTTTTATGGTGGGGTGGATGAAATCGGCGGCAACAAAATACTAGTCAAAGACAAAAACAGTATATTCCTAGATTTTGGGATGAGCTTTTCACAAGCCAACAAGTTCCTTTCAGCATTCCTACAACCACGCAAATGTAACGGGATCCTGGACTTTGTCGAATTAGGCCTACTACCCTGGATAAAAGGTATTTACCGTGAAGATTATTTGAGGCATTGTGGACTACCATGTGAAGATAGGCCAGCCATTGATGGTGTGATTTTAAGCCATTCACATATGGACCATTCAGCATACATAAACCATCTAAGGGATGATATACCAACCTATACTACCTTGGAATCATATATAATCTTAGAGGCTTTGGATGAGACCAGTAGAACATCATTCACAGATTTAGTAAGCCTAAAGAGAACATTCCATTTCATCCCAAAGGCACGTGGCGATGGATTCAAAAGGTTACAAGGAAGAGAAGCTCAAATAGAAAGGGATATGAGGATAATAAGACCTTATAGGTTGTTCGAGATAGGTGAAGTTGCTGCGATGTTTGCACCTGTTGATCATTCATTGCCAGGGGCTTCAGCCCAAATAATAGAAACCAGCGAAGAAACCATAGTATATACTGGTGATTTGCGATTCCATGGTAGAAGAGGAAAAGACACCAAAAAATTCGTGAAAAAGGCCAAGAAGGTCAGTCCCACAACCATGATCTGTGAAGGCACGAGAATAGACCAGAATGAAAACATAACAGAAGCTGACATAGAAAAAAGGGCCACAAAAATCATATCAGATTCCAAGGACCTTGTGGTTGTGGATTATCCTATAAGAGACCTTGACAGACTACTAACATTCTATAATGTGGCAAAAAACACAGACAGAACACTCACAGTAAACTTGAAACAAGCCTATATTCTCAACCAACTCCAAACAGGAGACTATCCAAGCCTAGATGATGTTGCCATCTATGTGCCAAGGAAGAATTGGGGACTCATAGGAGACTCATATGCATGCTTCGATGGAAAATGGCTACCAGCATCAGAGATAGAAAAACTGGACCCATACTACATAGAAAGAGACTATGAGCGTTGGGAGCGAAAATTCCTAAAACTAGAAAACACCATAACCTATAAGGATCTTAGAGAAGAGCCCAACCAATACATTTTCAGGTGCGACTTCTTCGAACTCAAGGAACTAATTGACATCAAACCTGAAAAGGGAATCTATATAAGGTCCATGACAGAGCCATTCGATGAAGAAATGCTAATAGACTACAAGAAGGTGAAAAATTGGCTCAAACACTTCAACTTAACCCTAATCAAAGGGATGCACGCATCAGGCCATGCCTCAGGCCCAGAAATAATAGAAATGATAAGAGAGATAGAACCAGAAAAACTTCACCCTATACACACAGAAAAGAAAGAAAACTTCAAAGTATTAAAAGACGACAAAATAAAAATCATAAACCCCACAAAAGAAACCTTATTTAAATGA